AAAGATCAGCAAAAACATTATAAACGAAGAACCTTTTCACTTTGATTTTTAAACAGTATTCTTAAACAAGAAGAGGGATTGCACGTAAAGGTGTTGCCATGTGAACTGCAATCCTATACTTCTCTTCCATATTCATCTCATTCGGGGAAATTTCACCTTCAAGTTTCCAATCAAAATAGTTTATAAGAGATCCTAACATCAAATGCAACATTCGGTTTGCCAAAGGTAATCCTGGACATATCCGTCGTCCAGCTCCGAATGGAATTAGTCCAAAATCCCTACCTTTGACATCAATTTCAGACCCCAGGAATCTATCCAGGATGAAACTATTTGGGTTATCCCAAATGCTTGGATCTCTTCCGATGGCCCATACGTTAATCAACACTTGAGAACCCTTAGGAATTTTGAAACCGCAAAGGTTAGCATCAGAGTCAGCTCGGCGAGGGAGTAACAATGGGACAGCCGGATGCATTCGGAAGGTTTCTTTGATAATTGCTTGCAAATATGGTAAACGGTTAATGTCAGATTCCTCGACTGGATTTCCTTTGCCGATT
This window of the Gossypium hirsutum isolate 1008001.06 chromosome A09, Gossypium_hirsutum_v2.1, whole genome shotgun sequence genome carries:
- the LOC107896498 gene encoding geraniol 8-hydroxylase yields the protein MDTLINVVEDGIEELNKTHVTNLLLDLFVAGTDTTSSTLEWAMPELLRNPQALLKAKKELDEAIGKGNPVEESDINRLPYLQAIIKETFRMHPAVPLLLPRRADSDANLCGFKIPKGSQVLINVWAIGRDPSIWDNPNSFILDRFLGSEIDVKGRDFGLIPFGAGRRICPGLPLANRMLHLMLGSLINYFDWKLEGEISPNEMNMEEKYRIAVHMATPLRAIPLLV